From Candidatus Paceibacterota bacterium:
TCGGAGAAGGATTTCTGGAAAAGGGGGCGATTCACATCATGGGCACCTCCAATCCCGGAGAGGAGCTTTTTTCGGGATTTTACGCAGGCTTCTATTATTTCTTCGGGCGAAGCCGCGTCCTCTTTTGAAGAAAACTTCTTGTGCATCCATTCCATCGGCCGCCAACAGAAAATGCAGGATTGCTGGCACCACGCTGCCGAGGGGCTCATCTGGCAGCATTTGTACGTCTCAACGCCGTAGAACTTTTGCTTGTAGCAGGAGCCTTTGCCGCGCAGGGATTTCCTTGTCCAGGAGCAGATTTGGACGGCGGAGTGCCTTCCGGCCAATCCGTATTGCTTGTTGAGGAGTTGCTTGCGCACTTCGGAGGAAAAACCGGGGGCCATCATTCTTCCTTTTCTTCCTTCTTGGCCTTCTTCGCCCTCGGCTTCCTCGCCTTCTTGGGAGATTCGGTCTCGGCGGATTTCTTCTTTTTCTTCCTCTTCTCGCCGCCTATTGCGGAAACCTCGTCGGAGAGTTCCTCAAGGTCGCCCTCAAGCAGCTTGCAGCCGCGGACGAGCATCTCGCGGGCGCCCATCTGCATGAAGCTCTCGGCCTTGAAGGAGAATGAGCCGTCCTCCTTATCTTCATATGCAACTATGCCTGCCTGGAACTTCGCGTGCTTCCTGCCGGTGCCGGAGATTGCCTTGCCCTCCAGGCGGAGGGTCTGGCCCTCGGTAAGGGTTATTATGGGTATTTTTGGCTCGGCGACCGCTATTCCGGCGTCGCTGCTCTGCAGGTCCCCGGAATAGACGACCTTGGGGCCCTGCGCGTCCAGCACGAAGGACACCTCCGCGGATGCGGGGACGTTCTTTGGCGTCTTTATCGGGATGAGCCCTATACGGTGGGCGACGTACTCATCAAAGATGGACGCGGAGTTTTCATACATGGTCACTGTGTCTATCGCCAGTATGGGGAGGTGGTTCATTGAATAGCGCCTGACTGCGTTCGCGAGCGGAATGGAGATTCCTTTCACTGCGAAGGAAAGCTTGTTGCCGCCATCCTGTAGGGATTCCACGTCCATGCTCACACCCTCCTTCCCCTTCTTCCGCCCTTCCTCTTCATGGAATCGGTGGGCAGCGGGGTTACGTCCTCTATCCTTCCAACGCGTATCTTCATCCTTGCAATCGTACGGACGACCGCCTGAGCGCCGCCTCCCGGCGTCTTGGAGCGGTTGCCCCCCGGAGCGCGGATTTTGATGTGGACCGTGTCTATGCCCTTCTCCCTGAGCTGGCCGACGACCTTGCCCGCCGCCTGCATGGCTGCGTAGGGCTTGCCCTCCTCCCTGGAAGACTTCACCATCATGCCGCCGCTTGCCCATGCGAGCGTTTCTGCGCCGCTCACGTCGGTAGCTGTTATTATCGTATCGTTCTTGGATGAGTACACATGCACTATCGCGAGCCTCCCGCGCCGCCTCTCCTTCGGCTTTTCGGCCTCAGCGGGCTTGGCTTCCGGCGGCTTCTCTTCGGCGGGAGCGGCCTTCTCTTCCTTGGGGGCTTCCTCCTTCGCTTCTTTCATTTCTTCCTTTTCTTCGGCCATAACATCAAACCTCTAAGCCGCCGCCTCAGCGGGCTTCTCCTCGGCCTTTTCTTCGGCCTTCTCCTCCTCCTTCGCCTCCTCTACAGGCGCGGGCGGCTCAAGGTCTATGGGCCGCGTGTATGAGATGCGCTCCTCTTCGTCGCTGGTGACTAGGTAGCTCGGCGCGGAAATCCTCCTGCCGCCGATGGAAATGAAGCCGTGCGTAATCAGCTGCCTGGACTGCGCCATGGTCTTGGCTAGCCCCTTGCGTACCACGCGGGTCTGCAGGCGCCTCTCCAGGACGTCCTTCACCGTGAGGGACAGGATGTCCTCAAGCTTCGCCTCCTTTGGGATTATGCCCAGCTTGTGCAGCTTGTTCATGAGCTTGCCGATGTCCCTCGCCCTCTCTTCCTCGGAAAGGGAAAGCAGGCGCCTTGCGTCACGCCTCGCCTTCTTGAGGTGCTGCGTCATGACCCAGAGTTCGCGCATGTTCTTCAGGCCGTATGTGCGCTTCAGGCCCTTCTCGTCCTTAAGCCGGTCCAGGTCCCAAAGCCTCATGGGCCTTTCGTATTTGTTTGAGAAT
This genomic window contains:
- a CDS encoding 30S ribosomal protein S4, yielding MRLWDLDRLKDEKGLKRTYGLKNMRELWVMTQHLKKARRDARRLLSLSEEERARDIGKLMNKLHKLGIIPKEAKLEDILSLTVKDVLERRLQTRVVRKGLAKTMAQSRQLITHGFISIGGRRISAPSYLVTSDEEERISYTRPIDLEPPAPVEEAKEEEKAEEKAEEKPAEAAA
- a CDS encoding DNA-directed RNA polymerase subunit D translates to MDVESLQDGGNKLSFAVKGISIPLANAVRRYSMNHLPILAIDTVTMYENSASIFDEYVAHRIGLIPIKTPKNVPASAEVSFVLDAQGPKVVYSGDLQSSDAGIAVAEPKIPIITLTEGQTLRLEGKAISGTGRKHAKFQAGIVAYEDKEDGSFSFKAESFMQMGAREMLVRGCKLLEGDLEELSDEVSAIGGEKRKKKKKSAETESPKKARKPRAKKAKKEEKEE
- the rpsK gene encoding 30S ribosomal protein S11, with amino-acid sequence MVHVYSSKNDTIITATDVSGAETLAWASGGMMVKSSREEGKPYAAMQAAGKVVGQLREKGIDTVHIKIRAPGGNRSKTPGGGAQAVVRTIARMKIRVGRIEDVTPLPTDSMKRKGGRRGRRV